The Longimicrobium sp. sequence GGGCCGTAGCGGCCCGGCGGCCCCACGGTGCCGCGGAGGCGCGCGAACACGGGCTCGTACATCGCGTCGGCGAGCGAGTCGTAGCGCGCGTACATCTCGGCCGTGAGGAGGGGGAGCCAGTTTTCCGCCGACTGGCAGGGGCGGAAGGAAGCCGTCTCAAAGCCGAACGTGAGCCGGCCTTCCACCACGACATCGTCCGCATGACTCACGTCGCGGCACCCCGCCGCGAACACCAGCGCACACACGAGCAGACGCTTCATTGCCTCACCTCCTGGAGTGGTCGAATGCGGCGCGCATCACGACCGCCGCTCCGCATCAACGTCCACGCGCCCCGCATGTGACACCCGCGCCATGAAGACCCTCCGCCGCGCCCGCATCCTCCTGGGATCCCTGGCTCTCTCCGCATGCGCCACGGCGGGGACCCGCGCGTCCGCCGGGCAGCTCGTCCGCGACACCGTGGATGCGCCGTCGCTTGCGGGCAACCGGCTGGGCGACCCCGCGCGGCGCGAGGCGCTGGTGTACCTGCCGCCGGGCTACTCGACCAGCGGCCGCCGCTACCCCACGCTGTACGTGCTGCACGGCTTCGACGCGCCGCTCCAGGCGTTCGAGACGGGCCGGGTCCCCATCCGCCTGCTGATGGACTCGCTGATCGCGGCGGGGCGCGCGCGTCCGATGATCGTGGTCGTTCCCGATGCGCGGAACGCGTACGGCGGCGCCTTCTACACCAACTCGCCCGTCGCGGGGAATTGGGCGGACTTCGTCGCGCGCGACCTGGTGGCGCACGTGGACCGGCGCTACCGCACCCTCCCGCGCGCCGCCTCGCGCGGGATCGAGGGGCACTCGATGGGTGGCTTCGGCGCGCTGACGCTGGCGGCGCGCCACCCCGACGTCTTCGGCGCGGTGTACGCGGCCTCGCCCTGCTGCTTCGGCCCGCGCATGATGGACGACCTGGCGCCCTTCTGGCCCGCCGCGCTCTCGCTCGCCGACCGCGATGCGGTGAGCGCGGCCGGCTTCCAGGCGCGCCTGATCCTGGGCCTCGCCACCGCCGTCACGCCCGCGCCGGAGCGCGCGCCGCTCTTCGTGGATCTCCCTTTCCGCCGCGGTGCGGATGGCGCCCTGATCCGCGACGAGCCCGCCTACTCCCGCTGGACCGCCCTCACCCCGTCAACCCTCGTGCGCGAGAACGCCGAGGGCCTGCGCCGGCTGCGGGGCATCCGCTTCGACGTAGGCACCTCGGACCCCTTCACCCACATCCTCCCCAACCTGCGCGAGCTCTCCGCCGCGCTGGACTCCGCCGGCATCCGCCACACCTTTCAGCCCTACCCCGGTGACCACGTCAGCGCCCTCCGCCCCCGCTTTGCTAGTCAGGTCGTGCCATTCTTCTCGGAGGTGCTGAACGCTTCGTTCTAGTCCCTGTTGGGCGGTCCGGGGTATTCAGTGGCAGCGCCACCTGCGCGGCGCAGGGCGAGCGAAGCTGACGGCCTGAGTGGACGATGGGCCAACGGAGAGTGCATGAAAGACACGCTGACACCCTCGAACCTCGCGCTTTTCGCCCTGTTCGTGCTGCCCGGGCTGATCTCCATGGCCGTGTACCGGCTCCGGATGCCCGCCCGGTTGAACGATTGGGGGAGTGCGCTGGTCCAGGGACTCTTCTACAGCTCGCTGAACTACGTACTGTTGCTCCCGGCCATCATTCTCATCCACCGGAATGGCTATTCGGAGATCCATCCGGCGCGGTACTGGGGGGCGGTTCTCCTGATCGTGTTCCTGGCGCCCGCCATCTGGCCCATTCTCCTGACCTGGGTGTACAGACAGCACTGGATCAACAAGCTGATACGGGTGCCGTATCCTACGACATGGGATATGTGTTCCGGGCACGTGAGGCCGAATTCGTCCTGCTTCGCCTCACGGATGGCCGCTTCGTCGGCGGGTATTAGGGCCCGGGTCTTACGCCGGTGCACACCCGAACGAGGGTGACATCTTCATTTCCGCGGCTTATCATGTAGACGAGAACGGAAAGTTGGGACAGCCGGTCCCTGATTCGGCCGGTCTGCACATCTGGAAGGACTCGTATACGTCGATCGAGTTCTTTAAGGTCTCTGCATTGCAGGACCCGCCGCTGAACTTCGACCAATAGGAGGGGACGATGCCAGATGAAAGCGCGGCTTCCGGCGGAAAAGAGACCTCCAAACCCCAGCGCCCACCGCCACGGGAACAGGGATACCGGTACCCGG is a genomic window containing:
- a CDS encoding alpha/beta hydrolase-fold protein, with protein sequence MKTLRRARILLGSLALSACATAGTRASAGQLVRDTVDAPSLAGNRLGDPARREALVYLPPGYSTSGRRYPTLYVLHGFDAPLQAFETGRVPIRLLMDSLIAAGRARPMIVVVPDARNAYGGAFYTNSPVAGNWADFVARDLVAHVDRRYRTLPRAASRGIEGHSMGGFGALTLAARHPDVFGAVYAASPCCFGPRMMDDLAPFWPAALSLADRDAVSAAGFQARLILGLATAVTPAPERAPLFVDLPFRRGADGALIRDEPAYSRWTALTPSTLVRENAEGLRRLRGIRFDVGTSDPFTHILPNLRELSAALDSAGIRHTFQPYPGDHVSALRPRFASQVVPFFSEVLNASF
- a CDS encoding DUF6338 family protein — protein: MKDTLTPSNLALFALFVLPGLISMAVYRLRMPARLNDWGSALVQGLFYSSLNYVLLLPAIILIHRNGYSEIHPARYWGAVLLIVFLAPAIWPILLTWVYRQHWINKLIRVPYPTTWDMCSGHVRPNSSCFASRMAASSAGIRARVLRRCTPERG